A single region of the Candidatus Eisenbacteria bacterium genome encodes:
- a CDS encoding Rieske 2Fe-2S domain-containing protein, which produces MQFVKVATVGDLESGKGMVVVVRGTRVAIFNCGGTYYAIKGTCPHMGGELGEGLLSGEIVTCPWHGWRFNVKTGKNPESDVVGVRTFEVKVEGEDILLGV; this is translated from the coding sequence ATGCAGTTCGTCAAAGTGGCGACCGTCGGCGATCTCGAATCCGGCAAAGGCATGGTCGTGGTCGTAAGAGGAACCCGGGTCGCGATCTTCAACTGCGGGGGTACCTACTACGCGATCAAGGGGACTTGTCCGCACATGGGGGGCGAGCTGGGGGAGGGGCTGCTGTCGGGGGAGATCGTCACGTGCCCGTGGCACGGTTGGCGGTTCAACGTGAAGACGGGCAAGAACCCCGAATCCGACGTGGTCGGCGTCCGCACTTTTGAAGTGAAGGTCGAGGGGGAGGATATCCTCCTTGGCGTCTGA
- a CDS encoding rubrerythrin, translating to MAKNFRDLSEEEILALAISLEEEDERIYGDLADGLRRSYPGSAAVFDEMRREESGHRAALIEIFRQRFGEHIPLVRRQDVKGFVQRRPVWLVRPLGLSAVRRQAAALELETRRFYERAADRVSDSSIRKLLGDLAAAERTHYARAETLEQELLTPSVREAEEKAERRLFVLQIVQPGLAGLMDGSVSTLAPLFAAAFATRSSHDAFLVGLAASVGAGISMGFAEALSDDGSLTGRGHPWIRGVICGLMTTAGGLGHTFPFLVPDFRVAVTLAVAVVGAELGAISYIRHRYMDTPIASAALQVVFGGALVFLAGLLIGSS from the coding sequence ATGGCCAAGAACTTCCGAGACCTCTCCGAAGAGGAAATTCTGGCGCTCGCGATCTCACTCGAAGAGGAAGACGAGCGCATCTACGGGGATCTCGCCGACGGATTGCGCCGGTCCTATCCGGGGTCGGCCGCCGTGTTCGACGAAATGCGCCGCGAGGAATCCGGCCATCGGGCCGCCTTGATCGAGATCTTCCGGCAACGGTTCGGCGAGCACATTCCCCTCGTTCGCCGCCAGGACGTGAAAGGATTCGTGCAGCGCAGGCCTGTGTGGTTGGTGCGGCCGCTGGGGCTTTCCGCCGTGCGCAGGCAAGCGGCGGCGCTGGAGCTCGAGACGCGGCGGTTCTATGAGCGCGCCGCCGACCGGGTGAGTGATTCCTCGATCCGGAAGCTCCTGGGCGACCTCGCCGCCGCGGAGCGCACGCATTACGCGCGCGCCGAGACGCTCGAACAGGAGCTCTTGACGCCCAGCGTGCGCGAAGCGGAGGAGAAAGCGGAGCGCCGGCTCTTCGTGCTTCAGATCGTCCAACCGGGGCTCGCCGGCCTGATGGACGGCTCGGTCTCGACACTGGCGCCCCTCTTCGCCGCGGCGTTCGCGACCCGAAGCAGCCACGATGCGTTTCTCGTCGGGCTCGCCGCATCCGTGGGCGCGGGAATCTCGATGGGGTTCGCCGAAGCGCTGTCGGACGACGGCTCCTTGACCGGCCGCGGCCATCCGTGGATTCGCGGGGTCATCTGCGGCCTCATGACGACCGCGGGGGGATTGGGACACACGTTCCCTTTCCTCGTGCCCGACTTTCGGGTGGCGGTCACCCTCGCGGTAGCCGTGGTGGGAGCCGAGCTCGGCGCGATCAGCTACATCCGTCACCGGTACATGGACACCCCGATCGCCTCGGCGGCGCTTCAGGTCGTATTCGGGGGAGCGCTCGTGTTCCTCGCGGGGCTGCTCATCGGGAGCTCCTGA
- a CDS encoding peroxiredoxin, with protein sequence MEATTMDRTATLKVGDTAPDFTLPDQSGNKVTLSSFRGKKNVVLVFHPLAFTSVCTVQMPGYSKEKQSFEGLDAQVLGLSVDSAPTHKAWAEHLGGIEYPLLADFWPHGEVAKKYGILRPEGYSERATFVIDKQGIIRHIEVHEIGKVPDRAKLIQILKTLR encoded by the coding sequence ATGGAAGCAACCACGATGGATCGTACAGCGACGCTCAAAGTCGGGGATACGGCGCCCGACTTCACCCTGCCCGATCAGAGCGGGAACAAGGTCACGTTGTCCTCGTTCCGAGGCAAGAAGAACGTCGTCCTCGTCTTTCATCCCCTCGCGTTCACTTCGGTCTGCACGGTGCAGATGCCGGGGTACAGCAAGGAGAAGCAGTCGTTCGAAGGATTGGACGCGCAGGTCCTGGGGTTGAGCGTCGACTCGGCACCGACGCACAAAGCGTGGGCCGAGCACCTGGGAGGAATCGAGTACCCGCTCCTCGCGGATTTCTGGCCGCACGGCGAGGTTGCGAAGAAGTACGGAATTCTGCGGCCCGAGGGATACTCGGAGCGGGCGACATTTGTCATCGACAAACAGGGAATCATCCGCCACATTGAAGTGCACGAGATCGGGAAGGTCCCTGACCGGGCCAAGCTGATCCAGATTCTGAAAACTCTGAGGTAG
- a CDS encoding iron-sulfur cluster assembly accessory protein: MVNLTEKAAAEIRAIMEQNGGTYQGVRVFVAGGGCSGLSYGMEICDEPATAEDQIFEILGVKVIVDTASYEYLKGASIDFDDSLSGGGFKINNPNAVKSCGCGNSFATAEGEESSSGGGCGCGSGGGGCGSH, encoded by the coding sequence ATGGTTAATTTGACCGAAAAGGCAGCCGCGGAAATCAGGGCCATCATGGAGCAGAACGGTGGCACGTACCAAGGCGTGCGCGTTTTTGTGGCCGGGGGCGGCTGTTCGGGCCTCTCCTACGGCATGGAGATTTGCGACGAGCCCGCCACCGCCGAGGATCAGATTTTCGAGATCCTGGGCGTGAAGGTGATCGTCGATACGGCGAGCTACGAATACCTCAAGGGGGCGTCGATCGATTTCGACGATTCGCTCTCCGGCGGAGGATTCAAGATCAACAATCCTAACGCTGTGAAGAGTTGCGGCTGCGGCAACTCCTTCGCGACCGCGGAAGGCGAGGAATCCTCGTCCGGCGGTGGCTGCGGCTGCGGCAGTGGCGGTGGAGGCTGCGGGAGCCACTAG
- a CDS encoding thioredoxin-dependent thiol peroxidase, with translation MQAPEFSLPSTLGRRVSLSEFRGKRVILYFYPKDDTPGCTMEACGFRDSFPRIESKDAIVLGVSLDDELSHERFAQKYNLPFPLLSDKDAAVSRQYGTYKEKNLYGRSFWGIERTTFVIGREGKVEHVFRRVKVEGHAEEVMATLAL, from the coding sequence ATGCAGGCGCCCGAGTTTTCCCTGCCCAGCACGCTCGGTCGCCGGGTGAGCCTGAGCGAGTTCCGAGGCAAGCGGGTCATCCTCTACTTCTACCCCAAGGATGATACGCCGGGCTGCACCATGGAGGCCTGCGGCTTCCGCGATTCTTTCCCACGCATTGAATCCAAGGACGCGATCGTCCTGGGGGTGAGCCTCGACGATGAGTTGAGCCACGAGCGCTTCGCCCAAAAATACAACCTCCCGTTTCCGCTCCTCTCGGACAAGGATGCAGCGGTTTCCCGCCAGTACGGCACGTACAAAGAGAAGAACCTGTACGGTCGAAGCTTCTGGGGAATCGAACGCACCACATTCGTGATCGGCCGCGAGGGCAAGGTGGAACACGTGTTTCGTCGGGTCAAAGTGGAGGGTCATGCCGAAGAGGTAATGGCGACGCTCGCCCTCTAG
- a CDS encoding cysteine desulfurase-like protein, whose protein sequence is MSSLASDPGLEVEERPISDRVRGRFPALRDAPGTVFFDNAAGAQVPEEVHEAIREHLLRRNVQRGGRYEESRAVDAMLGSARETVASFLNAESPQEISFGLNSTTLIRTVADSIRPLLRAGDEVVVTELDHEANIGPWLRLETSGLNARFWRIRNPGARLEMADLAELLGSGRVRVVAMPLASNATGGVVDVAAATRLARQAGAYTFVDAVHFAPHGRIDVQVLGADFLAFSGYKIFGPHVGFLWGRGDALRRLKPEREFFISAEPPYAFEAGTQTYEGIAGLLGAMRYLASLDPEGSLPSAMDRIRLYERDLSRALLAELASVRGLTILGEADPARAEARVPTVSFAISGFDPAQIVEHLAASGIQARDGHLYAPRLLQACGIDPKSGLARVSLCHYNTRGEIQSLMDALRALR, encoded by the coding sequence ATATCCTCCTTGGCGTCTGATCCGGGGCTCGAGGTGGAGGAGCGGCCGATCTCCGACCGCGTGAGGGGGCGTTTTCCCGCGCTCCGCGACGCGCCGGGCACCGTGTTCTTCGACAACGCCGCCGGCGCGCAGGTCCCCGAGGAAGTGCACGAGGCGATCCGGGAGCACCTGCTCCGGCGAAACGTCCAGCGAGGCGGCCGCTACGAGGAATCCCGCGCGGTCGACGCCATGCTGGGGAGCGCGCGGGAGACGGTCGCCTCCTTCCTGAACGCGGAATCCCCTCAGGAGATCTCCTTCGGGCTCAACTCCACCACCCTGATCCGAACGGTCGCGGACTCCATTCGCCCGCTCCTCCGCGCGGGTGACGAGGTCGTCGTCACCGAGCTGGATCACGAGGCCAATATCGGGCCGTGGCTCAGGCTCGAGACTTCCGGGTTGAATGCCCGCTTCTGGAGGATTAGAAACCCGGGCGCCCGGCTCGAGATGGCGGACTTGGCGGAGCTCTTGGGGAGCGGGAGGGTCCGGGTCGTCGCGATGCCGCTCGCCTCGAACGCGACCGGGGGCGTCGTCGATGTGGCCGCCGCCACCCGGCTCGCGCGCCAGGCGGGGGCGTACACGTTCGTCGACGCGGTCCACTTCGCGCCGCACGGTCGCATCGACGTGCAGGTCCTGGGAGCGGACTTTCTCGCATTCTCAGGGTACAAGATCTTCGGGCCGCACGTCGGATTCCTCTGGGGGCGAGGCGATGCGCTCCGCCGGCTCAAGCCCGAGCGGGAATTCTTCATCTCCGCCGAACCGCCGTACGCCTTCGAAGCCGGCACGCAGACGTACGAAGGCATTGCCGGGCTGCTCGGCGCCATGCGGTACCTTGCCTCCCTCGATCCGGAGGGATCGCTTCCCAGCGCGATGGACCGGATCCGGTTGTACGAGCGGGACCTCTCGCGGGCGCTGCTGGCGGAGCTTGCGAGTGTTCGCGGCCTCACGATCCTGGGCGAAGCCGATCCGGCCCGCGCCGAGGCGCGCGTCCCAACGGTGAGCTTCGCGATCTCGGGTTTCGATCCGGCCCAAATCGTGGAGCATCTCGCGGCGAGCGGGATCCAGGCGCGCGACGGACATCTCTACGCCCCGCGGCTCCTCCAGGCGTGCGGGATCGACCCCAAGAGCGGTCTAGCGCGCGTCAGCCTGTGCCACTACAACACGCGCGGGGAGATCCAATCCCTCATGGACGCGCTGCGCGCGCTCCGCTGA
- the pyk gene encoding pyruvate kinase, translating to MGNRTHHIRDRPRGQGGTRVSSGQSGGSCRRGNGDARPLVRRTKIIATVGPSSAEEAVLVRMIRAGMDVARLNFSHGSRASHARAVRRIRSAATHVGRYVGLLLDLQGPKLRVGEFQGGSVWLRPGEQTLLTNRRVKGRPGLIPAIYSGLMRDVAVGDRVLLDDGQLELRVLRKERRGLRCKVVIGGRLADHKGLNFPGVRLSADSLTAKDRGDLAFGLKMGIDFAALSFVRSAEDILKLRRLLRGAQHSPMVIAKIERREAIENLESILGVADGVMVARGDLGVEYPPERVPILQKRIIQRANAREVLVITATQMLESMVASPRPTRAEASDVANAIFDGTDAVMLSAETAVGRYPDRAVRTMGRIASEAEEVTLPMLRRRTGDHTGALASPTHALAHTAYQAAHELRAKALAVFTHTGFSARLASKARPAAPIIALTPLESTCRRLTLWWGVTSVQVPHWRTAEGMVELGMRRLLQRKLVRRDDWVVAVAGTTTRAGGTNLLRIVQIGRRPDRPPGLTPRRR from the coding sequence CTGGGGAATCGAACGCACCACATTCGTGATCGGCCGCGAGGGCAAGGTGGAACACGTGTTTCGTCGGGTCAAAGTGGAGGGTCATGCCGAAGAGGTAATGGCGACGCTCGCCCTCTAGTGCGCCGTACGAAGATCATCGCGACCGTAGGCCCGAGCTCGGCCGAGGAGGCGGTGCTGGTGCGCATGATCCGCGCGGGCATGGACGTCGCGCGGCTCAATTTTTCCCACGGCAGCCGGGCCTCCCACGCCCGCGCCGTCCGCCGCATCCGATCCGCCGCGACCCACGTCGGCCGATACGTGGGTCTCCTCCTCGATCTCCAAGGCCCGAAGCTTCGAGTCGGAGAATTCCAGGGCGGCTCCGTTTGGCTCAGGCCCGGAGAGCAGACGCTCCTCACGAATCGGCGGGTCAAGGGGCGCCCCGGTCTCATCCCCGCGATCTACTCCGGGCTCATGCGCGATGTCGCCGTGGGGGACCGCGTCCTCCTGGACGACGGGCAGCTCGAGCTTCGGGTCTTGAGAAAAGAGCGCCGGGGTCTTCGCTGCAAGGTTGTGATCGGGGGAAGGCTGGCGGATCACAAGGGGCTCAATTTCCCCGGGGTGCGGCTGAGCGCCGATTCGCTGACGGCGAAGGATCGCGGCGACCTCGCGTTCGGGCTCAAGATGGGGATCGATTTCGCGGCCCTCTCCTTCGTGCGGAGCGCCGAGGACATCCTGAAGCTCCGCCGGCTGCTGCGCGGGGCGCAGCATTCCCCGATGGTGATCGCGAAAATCGAACGCCGCGAAGCGATCGAGAATCTGGAATCCATCCTCGGTGTCGCGGACGGGGTGATGGTGGCGCGGGGCGACCTCGGCGTGGAATATCCGCCCGAGCGCGTCCCGATTTTACAGAAACGGATCATCCAGCGCGCCAACGCCCGCGAGGTTCTCGTGATCACGGCGACGCAGATGCTCGAGTCCATGGTGGCTTCACCGCGGCCGACCCGGGCCGAAGCTTCCGATGTCGCGAACGCGATCTTCGACGGCACCGACGCGGTCATGCTCAGCGCCGAGACCGCCGTGGGGCGATACCCGGATCGCGCGGTCCGGACCATGGGCCGGATCGCGTCGGAGGCTGAAGAGGTGACCTTGCCGATGCTCCGCCGCCGGACCGGGGATCACACCGGCGCGCTCGCCTCGCCCACGCATGCGCTCGCGCACACCGCGTATCAGGCCGCGCACGAGCTGCGGGCGAAGGCGCTCGCGGTCTTCACGCACACCGGCTTTTCCGCCCGTCTCGCGAGCAAAGCCAGGCCGGCCGCCCCCATCATCGCGCTCACGCCGCTCGAATCCACCTGCCGGCGCCTGACGCTCTGGTGGGGGGTCACCTCCGTCCAGGTTCCGCACTGGAGAACCGCGGAAGGCATGGTGGAGCTGGGCATGCGCCGCCTCCTCCAGAGAAAGCTGGTCCGGCGCGACGACTGGGTGGTCGCGGTCGCGGGCACCACGACGCGCGCCGGCGGGACCAATCTGCTGCGCATCGTCCAGATCGGGCGCCGTCCCGATCGCCCGCCCGGACTGACCCCGCGACGGCGGTAG